A DNA window from Ctenopharyngodon idella isolate HZGC_01 chromosome 10, HZGC01, whole genome shotgun sequence contains the following coding sequences:
- the ovca2 gene encoding esterase OVCA2, producing MSKAAVPLRILCIHGYRQNGNSFREKTGALRKLLKKQVELVYISAPHQVPAIQNETNQEPEKSARSGEEDQSGWWFSDVQARSFNAKQECESSLGLEESIEAVKTAVKDLGPFDGILGFSQGAALVAMLCALQEQKLQPDFNFRFAILVAGFRSACSQHQRFYKGPVITIPSLHVFGQDDRVIPEEMSRDLLPAFDGAQILFHPGGHFVPAASSHRQTYQDFLKKFQ from the exons ATGTCTAAAGCTGCTGTTCCTCTCCGAATTCTTTGTATTCATGGTTATCGACAGAATGGAAACTCTTTTAGAGAGAAGACAGGGGCTTTACGCAAACTACTAAAGAAACAAGTGGAGCTGGTGTATATTAGTGCACCACACCAAGTTCCTGCAATTCAAAACGAAA CCAATCAGGAACCAGAGAAGTCAGCCAGAAGTGGTGAAGAAGACCAGAGTGGCTGGTGGTTCTCTGATGTCCAGGCACGAAGTTTTAATGCTAAACAGGAGTGTGAGAGCAGCCTGGGTCTGGAAGAGAGTATAGAGGCTGTGAAAACTGCAGTGAAGGATCTTGGCCCTTTCGATGGCATCCTGGGCTTTAGTCAAGGTGCTGCGCTTGTGGCCATGCTGTGTGCCCTGCAAGAACAAAAACTACAGCCTGATTTCAATTTCCGCTTTGCCATCCTGGTCGCCGGATTTCGCAGTGCCTGTTCCCAGCATCAGCGGTTCTACAAAGGACCGGTGATAACAATCCCCTCTCTGCATGTGTTTGGACAGGATGACCGTGTAATTCCAGAGGAGATGAGCCGAGATCTGCTGCCAGCGTTTGATGGAGCTCAAATCCTCTTTCATCCTGGTGGACACTTTGTTCCGGCGGCATCCTCGCACAGGCAGACATACCAAGACTTCCTCAAGAAGTTTCAGTAA